The following coding sequences lie in one Halorussus vallis genomic window:
- a CDS encoding TetR/AcrR family transcriptional regulator, whose product MTPPPESDSSAETRKAIMEATFRALSEHGYTDLRMRDIGAEFEMSRPLIHYHYDGKHELISAFLEYIIEQYEGSVEVDPDADPRTELDARIDQCLFGPDFDDDFGHWDRMKVYHELFSQAQHNERHRETFNEHYSKIRGSITQVIERGIEEGVFREVDAEDMAQLVTDVIHAARGRRISLGHDDAPEQARRAVDEFVLSSLVADEAAVTERA is encoded by the coding sequence ATGACTCCACCGCCCGAATCCGACTCCTCCGCGGAGACGCGAAAGGCCATCATGGAGGCGACGTTCCGCGCGCTCAGCGAGCACGGATACACCGACCTGCGAATGCGAGACATCGGCGCGGAGTTCGAGATGAGCCGGCCGCTCATCCACTACCACTACGACGGGAAACACGAACTCATCTCGGCGTTCCTCGAATACATAATCGAACAGTACGAGGGGAGCGTGGAGGTCGACCCGGACGCCGACCCGCGGACGGAGCTCGACGCCAGAATCGACCAGTGTCTGTTCGGTCCCGACTTCGACGACGATTTCGGCCACTGGGACCGGATGAAGGTGTACCACGAACTGTTCTCGCAGGCCCAGCACAACGAACGTCACAGGGAGACGTTCAACGAACACTACAGCAAGATTCGAGGGAGCATCACGCAGGTCATCGAGCGGGGAATCGAGGAGGGCGTCTTCCGGGAGGTCGACGCGGAGGACATGGCTCAACTCGTCACCGACGTCATCCACGCCGCTCGCGGGCGGCGAATCTCGCTCGGACACGACGATGCCCCGGAACAGGCGCGACGCGCGGTGGACGAGTTCGTCCTCTCTTCGCTGGTTGCCGACGAAGCGGCGGTCACGGAGCGAGCGTGA
- a CDS encoding fumarylacetoacetate hydrolase family protein produces the protein MRLGQFETEEAGEPWAGVVLEDDVVHLEQAGSAAGIELPRELRAVLAEWRWEEKVELAASYGRETGVGRYAADEVERVAPITDPQKVVAVGLNYSEHADEGEFDVPDSPVLFAKFPQSLVGPDATVEWDPELTSAVDYEGELVAVVGKRARNVSEEDALDHVAGYTVGNDVSARDLQNADEQWVRGKSLDTFGPIGPDLVTPDEIDDPHDLDIWTEVNGERLQDSNTEHLIFGIDEILSFCSRSFTLNPGDVIYTGTPDGVGFFRDPQVLLEDGDTVTVNVEGVGELTNHCRQV, from the coding sequence ATGAGACTCGGACAGTTCGAGACGGAAGAGGCGGGCGAACCGTGGGCCGGCGTCGTCCTGGAAGACGACGTCGTGCATCTAGAGCAAGCCGGAAGCGCGGCGGGAATCGAGTTACCGCGAGAACTCCGGGCGGTACTCGCGGAGTGGCGCTGGGAGGAGAAGGTCGAACTCGCCGCGTCGTACGGCCGGGAGACGGGCGTCGGGAGGTACGCCGCCGACGAAGTCGAGCGGGTCGCGCCGATCACGGACCCGCAGAAGGTCGTCGCGGTCGGACTGAACTACAGCGAGCACGCGGACGAGGGGGAGTTCGACGTTCCGGACTCGCCGGTCCTGTTCGCGAAGTTCCCCCAGTCGTTGGTCGGTCCGGACGCGACCGTCGAGTGGGACCCCGAACTGACCAGTGCGGTCGACTACGAGGGCGAACTCGTGGCCGTCGTCGGGAAGCGAGCGCGGAACGTCAGCGAGGAGGACGCGCTCGACCACGTGGCCGGGTACACGGTCGGCAACGACGTCTCGGCCCGCGACCTCCAGAACGCCGACGAGCAGTGGGTTCGGGGCAAGAGTCTCGACACGTTCGGTCCCATCGGCCCGGACCTCGTGACCCCCGACGAGATCGACGACCCCCACGACCTGGACATCTGGACCGAAGTGAACGGCGAGCGGTTGCAGGACTCCAACACCGAACACCTGATCTTCGGCATCGACGAGATACTCTCGTTCTGTAGCCGCTCGTTCACGCTGAACCCCGGCGACGTTATCTACACCGGGACGCCCGACGGCGTCGGCTTCTTCCGCGACCCCCAGGTCCTGCTCGAAGACGGCGACACCGTCACGGTGAACGTCGAAGGCGTCGGCGAACTCACGAACCACTGTCGGCAGGTGTGA
- a CDS encoding VOC family protein has protein sequence MGQINGLHHVTAFASDAQANLDFFRKVLGLRFVKRTVRFDIPEKIYHLYYGDEAGSAGSIVTFFPIEDMPEGNIGKGGLSGCGLVIPEDSVDYWTDRFGEHDVEYEVTERFDETAIEFSDPDGTPFELVTGESDIEPWDGGDVPAEHGIRGLHSVTVHSNDPAGSFRALETMGWERVGRQDYPQAGDRVRFQAPGDGTGAEFVDVLIRPNAPQAVMGTGTFLHIAFDAGEKWEQKEWSNRFRDEGLITTSRKDRDYFWSMYFTEPGGSVFEFATTGPGVTLDEDVDELGETLKVPDWLDVDIEYIEEQLPDITVD, from the coding sequence ATGGGACAGATTAACGGTCTACATCACGTGACGGCGTTCGCGAGCGACGCACAGGCGAACCTCGACTTCTTCCGGAAGGTCCTCGGTCTGCGGTTCGTCAAGCGGACGGTGCGCTTCGACATTCCCGAGAAGATATACCACCTATACTACGGCGACGAAGCGGGGTCCGCGGGGTCGATAGTGACGTTCTTCCCCATCGAGGACATGCCGGAGGGGAACATCGGCAAGGGCGGACTCAGCGGGTGCGGACTGGTCATCCCGGAGGACTCCGTCGACTACTGGACGGACCGATTCGGCGAACACGACGTCGAGTACGAGGTCACCGAGCGGTTCGACGAGACGGCCATCGAGTTCTCCGACCCGGACGGCACGCCGTTCGAACTCGTCACGGGCGAGTCCGACATCGAGCCGTGGGACGGCGGCGACGTCCCCGCCGAACACGGCATCCGGGGACTCCACAGCGTGACGGTGCACTCGAACGACCCCGCGGGGTCGTTCCGAGCCCTGGAGACGATGGGCTGGGAGCGCGTGGGTCGGCAGGACTACCCCCAGGCGGGTGACCGCGTCCGGTTCCAGGCGCCCGGCGACGGCACGGGCGCGGAGTTCGTCGACGTTCTCATCCGACCGAACGCCCCGCAGGCGGTGATGGGAACCGGCACCTTCCTGCACATCGCGTTCGACGCGGGCGAGAAGTGGGAGCAGAAGGAGTGGAGCAACCGATTCCGCGACGAGGGCCTCATCACGACGTCCCGGAAGGACCGCGACTACTTCTGGTCGATGTACTTCACCGAACCTGGCGGATCGGTGTTCGAGTTCGCGACCACGGGGCCGGGCGTCACGCTCGACGAGGACGTCGACGAACTCGGCGAGACCCTCAAGGTCCCCGACTGGCTCGACGTCGACATCGAGTACATCGAGGAGCAACTCCCGGACATCACCGTCGACTGA
- a CDS encoding TatD family hydrolase, which yields MDSRYPTKRPIDADHLDEDATSEFPPELTNVPWIDVHNHAHTLSWNDREKFALSGCQGMVMMAAGYYWTPYKPVAPDDVRYLWDDALNRLDQIRQSHVFDAKLGVGIHTGARVDDYEELLSVMPEYCALEEVAAVGEIGITDSQHVSRWDLDDQKEVTRRQMEIAADHDLPAVVHTPPNLEDVDIPFRERGPIPGYELDMSLQQDPVLEAEDVKRAATELDVEMKDEAGLADDKLVLSHADRSVAPYVMENTDCYLSFTVSYPWLLGVTPRDVAAVIEEYGPDRVLVETDSAGVLRSDIFSFKRTIFELYRMGIDVETIRQVVYENPRRLLD from the coding sequence ATGGACTCACGCTACCCGACGAAGCGACCGATAGACGCAGACCACCTCGACGAGGACGCGACTTCCGAGTTCCCGCCCGAGTTGACCAACGTCCCGTGGATAGACGTCCACAACCACGCCCACACGCTGTCGTGGAACGACCGGGAGAAGTTCGCGCTGAGCGGCTGTCAGGGCATGGTGATGATGGCGGCGGGGTACTACTGGACGCCGTACAAGCCGGTCGCGCCCGACGACGTCCGGTACCTCTGGGACGACGCGCTCAACCGACTCGACCAGATTCGACAGTCCCACGTCTTCGACGCGAAACTCGGCGTCGGCATTCACACCGGCGCGCGGGTCGACGACTACGAGGAACTGCTCTCGGTGATGCCGGAGTACTGCGCGCTGGAGGAGGTCGCCGCGGTCGGCGAAATCGGAATCACGGACTCACAGCACGTCTCGCGCTGGGACCTCGACGACCAGAAGGAGGTGACGCGACGTCAGATGGAGATCGCGGCCGACCACGACCTGCCCGCGGTCGTCCACACCCCGCCGAACCTGGAGGACGTCGACATCCCGTTCCGCGAGCGCGGCCCGATTCCGGGCTACGAACTCGACATGAGCCTCCAGCAGGACCCCGTCCTCGAAGCCGAGGACGTCAAGCGGGCGGCGACGGAACTCGACGTCGAGATGAAGGACGAAGCGGGACTGGCCGACGACAAACTAGTGCTCTCGCACGCCGACCGGAGCGTCGCGCCCTACGTCATGGAGAACACCGACTGCTACCTGAGTTTCACCGTGAGCTATCCGTGGCTGCTCGGGGTGACGCCGCGGGACGTCGCCGCGGTCATCGAGGAGTACGGTCCCGACCGCGTGCTGGTCGAAACCGACAGCGCGGGCGTGCTCCGCAGCGACATCTTCTCGTTCAAGCGGACGATTTTCGAACTCTACCGGATGGGAATCGACGTCGAAACCATCAGACAGGTCGTCTACGAGAATCCGCGGCGCCTCCTGGACTGA
- a CDS encoding DNA-directed RNA polymerase subunit epsilon, with protein sequence MTHGGTDPQAASWQHGAIGGEPSDRPLSQRPGDGSVARSDLQRDQTVRRWGPVTPSATQIGRAESPDADLSERIRRMHEERHAAMAGHSKRVHRLDKLRITHALCNDLSLTPWQRDRVIGVMQDLDLTAFGSQRAIPKVALVVVRHVVDREREHYLGLHDTEWIRELPPERLEELYDQFRSITDETRFTDLVEKHGLDVTSLNRLRRVLREQIEDQGLESAVYGRNPHRDPNLPTMTARRDEDEGEDEIRD encoded by the coding sequence ATGACCCACGGCGGAACCGACCCGCAAGCGGCCTCGTGGCAACACGGGGCGATAGGCGGCGAGCCGAGCGACCGGCCACTCAGCCAACGCCCCGGCGACGGGTCGGTCGCGCGTTCGGACCTCCAGCGCGACCAGACGGTACGCCGGTGGGGACCGGTGACGCCCAGCGCGACCCAGATCGGCCGGGCGGAGTCGCCCGACGCCGACCTGAGCGAACGCATCCGGCGGATGCACGAGGAACGCCACGCCGCGATGGCGGGCCACAGCAAGCGCGTCCACCGCCTCGACAAACTCCGCATCACCCACGCCCTCTGCAACGACCTCTCGCTGACGCCCTGGCAGCGCGACCGCGTCATCGGCGTCATGCAGGACCTCGACCTCACCGCCTTCGGGAGCCAGCGAGCCATCCCGAAGGTCGCGCTGGTCGTCGTGCGCCACGTCGTCGACCGCGAGCGCGAGCACTACCTCGGCCTCCACGACACCGAGTGGATTCGGGAGTTGCCGCCCGAGCGACTCGAAGAACTCTACGACCAGTTCCGCTCCATCACCGACGAGACGCGATTCACCGACCTCGTGGAGAAACACGGCCTGGACGTGACGAGCCTCAATCGACTTCGGCGCGTCCTGCGTGAGCAGATCGAAGACCAGGGTCTCGAAAGCGCGGTCTACGGCCGGAACCCCCACCGCGACCCCAACCTCCCGACGATGACCGCCCGCCGCGACGAAGACGAAGGCGAGGACGAAATCCGGGACTGA
- a CDS encoding thiamine pyrophosphate-binding protein has product MPADGHTGADLFVEALEEYGVTHVFGNPGTTELPVMHALADADLEYRLGLHEDVAVGMAAGYASTRRYHADRESRGEDGGDSGDGGSVMPVGVVNLHVAPGLAHGLGNLYGARVAGAPLVVTAGNHSTDFRHEEPILSGDLVDMAEEFTKWSAEVSDVSALPTMLRRAFRVALTPPTGPVFLALPLDVMTAETDAEPERLGPIPDAGRGDPTQVERAAELVGEADDVTLVVGDGVARSGVDAVEAAVAFAEAAGARVHGEILACEVDFPTDHDQWVSYIPPDENLAATLMGADTLVFVGCSTNTTLVRHENDLVPDDATCVHVGDDAWQVGKNHPADAAVVGDPGRVLAELADRVRERVDDETRESRLENVAAVKEMVEAQMARMGEGDAPDDPRASKAELVDAIRTAAPDAYVVDEGVTAKYAMLTRWDLEPEQYVSNKGGGLGYGLPAAVGAAIAEEQTDNPRDVLGFIGDGSYLYYPQSLYSAARYDVDLTVVVPDNRNYRILKDNMLNMLGGEEADYDFVGMDFDPPVDVPANAESHGARGRLVEDPDEIADAVADAMDREGPDVLDVLVHD; this is encoded by the coding sequence ATGCCAGCAGACGGTCACACCGGGGCGGACCTGTTCGTCGAAGCGCTGGAGGAGTACGGGGTCACGCACGTCTTCGGCAACCCGGGGACGACGGAGTTGCCGGTGATGCACGCGCTGGCCGACGCCGACCTGGAGTACCGACTCGGCCTCCACGAGGACGTCGCGGTCGGGATGGCCGCCGGCTACGCCAGCACCCGGCGGTACCACGCCGACCGCGAGTCACGGGGGGAGGACGGCGGCGATTCGGGAGACGGCGGATCGGTAATGCCCGTCGGCGTGGTGAACCTCCACGTCGCGCCCGGCCTCGCCCACGGACTGGGCAACCTCTACGGCGCGCGCGTGGCGGGCGCGCCGCTGGTCGTCACCGCCGGCAACCACAGCACCGACTTCCGCCACGAGGAGCCGATTCTGTCGGGCGACCTGGTCGACATGGCCGAGGAGTTCACCAAGTGGAGCGCCGAGGTTTCGGACGTCTCTGCCCTGCCAACGATGCTCCGGCGGGCGTTCCGGGTCGCGCTCACGCCGCCGACCGGCCCGGTCTTCCTCGCGCTCCCGCTCGACGTGATGACCGCCGAAACCGACGCCGAACCGGAGCGCCTCGGCCCGATTCCCGACGCCGGCCGGGGCGACCCGACGCAGGTCGAACGGGCCGCGGAGTTGGTCGGCGAGGCCGACGACGTGACCCTGGTCGTCGGCGACGGCGTGGCCCGCTCGGGCGTTGACGCGGTCGAGGCCGCGGTCGCGTTCGCCGAGGCGGCGGGCGCGCGGGTCCACGGCGAAATCCTGGCCTGCGAGGTCGACTTCCCGACCGACCACGACCAGTGGGTCTCCTACATCCCGCCGGACGAGAACCTCGCCGCGACCCTGATGGGGGCCGACACGCTCGTCTTCGTCGGCTGTTCGACCAACACCACGCTGGTCCGCCACGAGAACGACCTCGTGCCCGACGACGCAACCTGCGTTCATGTCGGCGACGACGCCTGGCAGGTCGGCAAGAACCATCCCGCTGACGCCGCGGTTGTCGGCGACCCCGGCCGCGTGCTCGCCGAACTGGCCGACCGCGTGCGCGAACGCGTCGACGATGAGACTCGCGAGTCTCGACTCGAGAACGTCGCCGCGGTCAAGGAGATGGTCGAGGCCCAGATGGCCCGGATGGGTGAAGGCGACGCGCCCGACGACCCGCGGGCGTCGAAGGCCGAACTCGTCGACGCGATTCGGACGGCCGCCCCGGACGCCTACGTCGTTGACGAGGGCGTGACCGCCAAGTACGCGATGCTCACCCGGTGGGACCTCGAACCCGAGCAGTACGTCTCGAACAAGGGCGGCGGCCTCGGCTACGGTCTGCCCGCCGCGGTCGGTGCCGCCATCGCCGAGGAGCAGACCGACAACCCGCGAGACGTCCTCGGGTTCATCGGAGACGGGTCGTACCTCTACTACCCCCAGTCGCTCTACTCGGCGGCGCGCTACGACGTCGACCTGACCGTGGTGGTGCCGGACAACCGCAACTACCGAATCCTAAAGGACAACATGCTCAACATGCTCGGCGGCGAGGAGGCCGACTACGACTTCGTGGGGATGGACTTCGACCCGCCGGTCGACGTCCCGGCCAACGCCGAGAGCCACGGCGCGCGCGGACGACTGGTCGAGGACCCCGACGAAATCGCGGACGCGGTGGCCGACGCGATGGACCGCGAGGGGCCGGACGTGCTCGACGTGCTGGTCCACGACTGA
- a CDS encoding nitroreductase/quinone reductase family protein codes for MGMEGVQQTRHRGVQDRVRGFNKQILNPFMLRFAGRPLAPYGVVRHVGRRTGTEYDTPVLVGRSGDRFVVPLPYGTDADWYRNVRAADGATVVWQGSAYQATEPRLTDPSTVPKAFPEWMNRLVDAGEAQQYLRLERGEEVPEVYRDVTETYPAKPAVVGVAGAALLAGVLWRAARRLG; via the coding sequence ATGGGGATGGAGGGCGTCCAACAGACACGACACCGAGGCGTACAGGACCGCGTTCGCGGGTTCAACAAGCAGATTCTCAACCCGTTCATGCTGCGCTTCGCGGGGCGACCGCTCGCGCCGTACGGGGTCGTCCGCCACGTCGGGCGACGGACGGGGACGGAGTACGACACGCCCGTGCTGGTCGGGCGGTCGGGCGACCGGTTCGTCGTTCCCCTGCCGTACGGGACCGACGCCGACTGGTACCGGAACGTCCGGGCGGCCGACGGCGCGACCGTCGTCTGGCAGGGGTCGGCCTACCAGGCGACCGAACCGCGACTGACCGACCCGTCGACGGTTCCGAAGGCGTTTCCGGAGTGGATGAATCGACTCGTCGACGCGGGCGAGGCCCAGCAGTACCTCCGACTCGAACGCGGCGAGGAGGTGCCCGAGGTGTACAGGGACGTGACCGAGACGTATCCCGCGAAACCTGCGGTCGTCGGCGTGGCGGGTGCGGCGCTGCTGGCCGGGGTGCTCTGGCGGGCCGCGAGACGACTCGGGTGA
- a CDS encoding FAD-binding oxidoreductase — MAHDCSFLSDLNLEGDVSFGESARDTHATDFGADQLDLGVTPDAVVWPASTADTSAVLAAANDRGVPVTPYAAGTGLEGNAVPAHRGISLDLSRMDAVLDVRPDDFQVDVEPGVLGSRVDEAVASEGLFFPPLPSSGDISTVGGMIATDASGMKTVKYGEVGDWVLELEAVLADGSVITAGSKAAKTSSGYNLKELLVGSEGTLAVVTRATLELAGRPAQIRGGRALFPTLDDAANAVFDAVRSGVDVATIELVDGDSALMANAYTGTDLPDVPMVFVEFHANHGVEEEIDFCRSVFEDHGVRRFEVAEGDEMDDLWRARRELAFALQSYDPDLSPLHPGDVTVPISRYPDVVGYVKDLADEHDLLVPCFGHAGDGNLHYTVLVDEDDPEAVAAAEEVYAAVVERAIEMGGTATGEHGIGLGKRKFLEAEHGPATVEAMRAVKRALDPRDTLNPGKMFPETAEGGRVRANDSVQTE; from the coding sequence ATGGCACACGACTGCTCGTTCCTCTCGGACCTCAACCTGGAGGGCGACGTCTCGTTCGGCGAGTCGGCCCGCGACACCCACGCGACCGACTTCGGCGCCGACCAACTCGACCTTGGGGTAACGCCTGATGCGGTGGTCTGGCCCGCGAGCACCGCCGATACGTCGGCGGTGCTCGCGGCCGCGAACGACCGCGGCGTGCCGGTGACGCCCTACGCTGCCGGCACGGGCCTGGAGGGAAACGCGGTTCCCGCCCACCGCGGTATCAGCCTCGACCTGTCGCGGATGGACGCCGTCCTCGACGTGCGCCCCGACGACTTCCAGGTCGACGTCGAACCGGGCGTCCTCGGTTCGCGGGTCGACGAGGCGGTCGCCTCGGAGGGCCTGTTCTTCCCGCCGCTGCCGTCTTCGGGCGACATCTCGACGGTCGGGGGGATGATAGCCACCGACGCCTCGGGGATGAAGACGGTCAAGTACGGCGAGGTCGGCGACTGGGTGCTCGAACTCGAAGCCGTCCTGGCCGACGGGTCGGTGATCACCGCCGGGAGCAAGGCGGCCAAGACCTCCAGCGGGTACAACCTCAAGGAACTGCTCGTCGGGAGCGAGGGCACTCTCGCAGTGGTGACCCGCGCGACGCTGGAACTCGCGGGCCGGCCCGCCCAGATTCGGGGCGGCCGCGCGCTGTTCCCGACGCTCGACGACGCCGCGAACGCGGTGTTCGACGCAGTCCGCTCAGGCGTCGACGTCGCGACCATCGAACTCGTCGACGGCGACAGCGCCCTGATGGCCAACGCCTACACCGGCACCGACCTGCCCGACGTGCCGATGGTCTTCGTCGAGTTCCACGCCAACCACGGCGTCGAGGAGGAGATAGACTTCTGCCGGTCGGTGTTCGAGGACCACGGCGTCCGGCGGTTCGAGGTGGCCGAGGGCGACGAGATGGACGACCTCTGGCGCGCCCGCCGGGAACTCGCGTTCGCGCTCCAGAGCTACGACCCCGACCTCTCGCCGCTCCACCCGGGCGACGTGACCGTCCCCATCAGCCGGTACCCCGACGTCGTCGGCTACGTCAAGGACCTCGCCGACGAGCACGACCTGCTGGTGCCCTGCTTCGGCCACGCGGGCGACGGCAACCTCCACTACACGGTGCTGGTCGACGAGGACGACCCCGAGGCGGTCGCGGCCGCCGAGGAGGTGTACGCCGCCGTGGTTGAGCGCGCCATCGAGATGGGCGGTACCGCCACCGGCGAGCACGGCATCGGACTCGGCAAGCGGAAGTTCCTGGAGGCCGAGCACGGTCCGGCGACCGTCGAGGCGATGCGAGCGGTAAAGCGGGCGCTCGACCCCCGCGACACCCTGAACCCGGGCAAGATGTTCCCCGAAACTGCGGAGGGAGGGCGGGTGCGGGCGAACGACTCGGTCCAAACCGAGTGA
- a CDS encoding cupin domain-containing protein encodes MDTGLGTADADADADGDGRFDVLLENDRAQAAAMTLPPGESTGGPENRHADSDQWLYVVAGAGEVTVDGETATLDAGDLLLIERGETHEIANAGDEPLETLNLYVPPEY; translated from the coding sequence ATCGACACCGGCCTCGGTACCGCCGACGCCGACGCCGACGCCGACGGTGACGGGCGGTTCGACGTGCTACTGGAGAACGACCGCGCTCAGGCCGCCGCGATGACGCTGCCGCCCGGCGAGTCGACCGGCGGCCCCGAGAACCGTCACGCGGACAGCGACCAGTGGCTCTACGTGGTGGCGGGCGCGGGCGAAGTGACCGTCGACGGCGAAACCGCGACGCTCGACGCGGGCGACCTTCTGCTGATAGAACGCGGCGAAACTCACGAGATCGCCAACGCGGGCGACGAACCCCTGGAGACGCTGAACCTCTACGTACCGCCGGAATACTGA
- a CDS encoding cytochrome P450: MNREQASRGPGALPPGPSGLPVVGNLPGYARDPFEFERRMHREYGDVVRWKVPGGWVYHLAHPDHIERVLVHNNQNYVKGEAFQETLGPVTGNGLLNSEGEFWRRQRHLIQPAFSPDRIGTYGEMMVETTDRRVGRWRDGQRRNVHEDMAGLTLEIVGRTLFGLDLGDESDRVGDALDVVMAASEFSLTDLIPRWVPTPENRRFDRAVETLDEVVAAIVRERRENPTDEDVISKLLAARDEEGVGMSERQVHDEVMTLLLAGHETTALALTFTFFLLAQHSEVEAKLLAELEAELGDEPPTVADLDDLTYLDRVVTESMRLYPPVPGIVREPVEDDRVGDYRIPAGVTVSMGQHVVHRDPRWYDDPMAFRPERWTDEFRDSLPRLAYFPFAAGPRRCVGDRFALLEARLVLATVLQRYHLELVSEPKLDLRPSITARPRDPVWMRVRERDAASEPISGRVSEAAQD, encoded by the coding sequence ATGAACCGCGAGCAAGCGAGTCGCGGCCCCGGCGCGCTGCCGCCCGGCCCGTCCGGACTCCCGGTCGTCGGCAACCTCCCCGGCTACGCCCGCGACCCCTTCGAGTTCGAGCGACGGATGCACCGCGAGTACGGCGACGTGGTCCGCTGGAAGGTCCCCGGCGGGTGGGTCTACCACCTCGCGCACCCCGACCACATCGAGCGCGTGCTGGTCCACAACAACCAGAACTACGTCAAGGGCGAGGCGTTCCAGGAGACGCTCGGACCGGTCACCGGCAACGGCCTGCTCAACAGCGAGGGCGAGTTCTGGCGACGCCAGCGCCACCTCATCCAACCGGCGTTCTCGCCCGACCGCATCGGCACCTACGGCGAGATGATGGTCGAGACGACCGACCGCCGCGTCGGGCGGTGGCGCGACGGCCAGCGCCGGAACGTCCACGAAGACATGGCGGGACTCACGCTCGAAATCGTCGGTCGGACCCTGTTCGGCCTCGATTTAGGCGACGAATCCGACCGGGTCGGTGACGCCCTCGACGTCGTGATGGCCGCCTCGGAGTTCTCGCTGACCGACCTGATTCCGCGGTGGGTGCCGACGCCCGAGAACCGCCGGTTCGACCGCGCGGTCGAGACGCTCGACGAGGTGGTCGCGGCCATCGTGCGCGAGCGCCGCGAGAACCCCACCGACGAGGACGTGATTTCGAAACTGCTGGCGGCCCGCGACGAGGAGGGCGTCGGCATGAGCGAGCGCCAGGTCCACGACGAGGTGATGACGCTGCTGCTGGCCGGCCACGAGACGACCGCGCTGGCGCTGACGTTCACCTTCTTCCTGCTCGCCCAGCACTCGGAGGTCGAGGCGAAACTGCTGGCCGAACTCGAAGCGGAACTCGGCGACGAACCGCCGACCGTGGCCGACCTGGACGACCTGACGTACCTCGACCGGGTCGTCACCGAGTCGATGCGGCTCTACCCGCCGGTGCCCGGCATCGTCCGCGAACCGGTCGAAGACGACCGGGTGGGCGACTACCGGATTCCCGCGGGCGTGACCGTTTCGATGGGCCAGCACGTCGTCCACCGCGACCCGCGGTGGTACGACGACCCGATGGCGTTCCGGCCCGAGCGCTGGACCGACGAGTTCCGCGATTCGCTGCCGCGGCTGGCGTACTTCCCGTTCGCGGCCGGCCCGCGGCGGTGCGTCGGCGACCGCTTCGCCCTGCTGGAGGCCCGCCTCGTGCTGGCGACGGTGCTCCAGCGGTACCACCTCGAACTGGTTTCGGAACCGAAACTCGACCTCCGGCCGAGCATCACCGCCCGACCCCGCGACCCCGTCTGGATGCGCGTCAGAGAGCGCGACGCCGCCTCCGAGCCGATTTCGGGCCGGGTGAGCGAGGCCGCCCAGGACTGA